From one Ursus arctos isolate Adak ecotype North America unplaced genomic scaffold, UrsArc2.0 scaffold_1, whole genome shotgun sequence genomic stretch:
- the FZD7 gene encoding frizzled-7 isoform X1 — translation MRGSGAAASRSPLGLCTLVLALLGALAAGAGAQPYHGEKGISVPDHGFCQPISIPLCTDIAYNQTILPNLLGHTNQEDAGLEVHQFYPLVKVQCSPELRFFLCSMYAPVCTVLDQAIPPCRSLCERARQGCEALMNKFGFQWPERLRCENFPVHGAGEICVGQNTSDGSGGPGGGPTAYPTAPYMPDLPFTALPPGAADGRGRAAFPFSCPRQLKVPPYLGYRFLGERDCGAPCEPGRANGLMYFKEEERRFARLWVGVWSVLCCASTLFTVLTYLVDMRRFSYPERPIIFLSGCYFMVAVAHVAGFLLEDRAVCVERFSDDGYRTVAQGTKKEGCTILFMVLYFFGMASSIWWVILSLTWFLAAGMKWGHEAIEANSQYFHLAAWAVPAVKTITILAMGQVDGDLLSGVCYVGLSSVDALRGFVLAPLFVYLFIGTSFLLAGFVSLFRIRTIMKHDGTKTEKLEKLMVRIGVFSVLYTVPATIVLACYFYEQAFREHWERTWLLQTCKSYAVPCPPGHFPPMSPDFTVFMIKYLMTMIVGITTGFWIWSGKTLQSWRRFYHRLSHSSKGETAACSHGWCVLQTRRRKTSDSPHREEEAARLPPAQSIF, via the exons ATGCGGGGCTCCGGCGCGGCCGCGTCGCGCTCGCCCCTGGGCCTGTGCACCCTGGTGCTTGCGCTGCTGGGCGCGCTGGCCGCCGGCGCCGGGGCGCAGCCTTACCACGGCGAGAAGGGCATCTCGGTGCCGGACCACGGCTTCTGCCAGCCCATCTCCATCCCGCTGTGCACGGACATTGCCTACAACCAGACCATCCTGCCCAACCTGCTAGGCCACACGAATCAAGAGGACGCGGGCCTCGAGGTACACCAGTTCTACCCGCTGGTGAAGGTGCAGTGTTCTCCCGAACTGCGCTTCTTCCTGTGCTCTATGTACGCACCCGTGTGCACCGTGCTGGATCAGGCCATCCCTCCGTGCCGCTCTCTGTGCGAGCGTGCCCGCCAGGGCTGCGAAGCGCTCATGAACAAGTTCGGCTTCCAGTGGCCCGAGCGGCTGCGCTGTGAGAACTTCCCGGTGCATGGCGCTGGCGAGATCTGCGTGGGCCAGAACACGTCCGACGGCTCCGGGGGCCCGGGCGGCGGCCCCACAGCCTACCCCACCGCGCCCTATATGCCGGACCTGCCCTTCACCGCACTGCCCCCGGGGGCCGCTGACGGCAGAGGCCGCGCTGCCTTCCCTTTCTCGTGTCCCCGCCAGCTCAAGGTGCCCCCCTACCTGGGCTACCGCTTCCTGGGTGAGCGCGACTGCGGCGCCCCGTGCGAGCCAGGCCGTGCCAACGGCCTAATGTACTTTAAGGAGGAGGAGAGGCGCTTTGCCCGTCTCTGGGTGGGCGTGTGGTCGGTGCTGTGCTGCGCCTCGACGCTCTTCACGGTGCTCACCTATTTAGTGGACATGCGGCGCTTCAGCTATCCCGAGCGGCCCATTATCTTTCTGTCGGGCTGCTACTTCATGGTGGCGGTGGCGCACGTGGCCGGTTTCCTGCTGGAGGACCGTGCGGTGTGCGTGGAGCGCTTCTCAGACGATGGCTACCGCACGGTGGCGCAGGGCACCAAGAAGGAGGGTTGCACTATCCTCTTCATGGTGCTGTACTTCTTCGGCATGGCCAGTTCCATCTGGTGGGTCATCCTGTCGCTCACTTGGTTCCTGGCAGCCGGCATGAAGTGGGGCCATGAGGCCATCGAAGCCAACTCTCAGTACTTCCACCTGGCCGCGTGGGCCGTGCCCGCTGTCAAGACCATCACCATCTTGGCCATGGGCCAGGTGGATGGGGACTTGCTCAGTGGGGTGTGCTACGTGGGCCTGTCCAGCGTGGATGCGCTGCGGGGCTTCGTGCTGGCGCCTCTGTTCGTCTACCTCTTCATTGGCACGTCCTTCCTTCTGGCCGGCTTCGTGTCGCTCTTCCGCATCCGCACCATCATGAAGCACGACGGAACCAAGACCGAGAAACTGGAGAAGCTCATGGTTCGCATCGGCGTCTTCAGCGTGCTCTACACGGTGCCGGCGACCATCGTCCTGGCCTGCTACTTCTATGAGCAGGCCTTCCGCGAACACTGGGAGCGCACCTGGCTCCTGCAGACGTGCAAGAGCTACGCGGTGCCCTGCCCGCCTGGCCATTTCCCGCCCATGAGCCCCGACTTCACTGTCTTCATGATCAAGTACCTGATGACCATGATCGTGGGCATTACCACCGGCTTCTGGATCTGGTCCGGCAAAACTCTGCAGTCGTGGCGCCGCTTCTACCACAGACTCAGCCACAGCAGCAAGGGGGAGACTGCG GCTTGCTCACATGGCTGGTGTGTTTTACAAACACGCAGAAGGAAAACCAGTGACAGTCCTCACCGGGAGGAGGAGGCTGCGCGGCTGCCCCCTGCGCAGAGCATCTTTTAA
- the FZD7 gene encoding frizzled-7 isoform X2: MRGSGAAASRSPLGLCTLVLALLGALAAGAGAQPYHGEKGISVPDHGFCQPISIPLCTDIAYNQTILPNLLGHTNQEDAGLEVHQFYPLVKVQCSPELRFFLCSMYAPVCTVLDQAIPPCRSLCERARQGCEALMNKFGFQWPERLRCENFPVHGAGEICVGQNTSDGSGGPGGGPTAYPTAPYMPDLPFTALPPGAADGRGRAAFPFSCPRQLKVPPYLGYRFLGERDCGAPCEPGRANGLMYFKEEERRFARLWVGVWSVLCCASTLFTVLTYLVDMRRFSYPERPIIFLSGCYFMVAVAHVAGFLLEDRAVCVERFSDDGYRTVAQGTKKEGCTILFMVLYFFGMASSIWWVILSLTWFLAAGMKWGHEAIEANSQYFHLAAWAVPAVKTITILAMGQVDGDLLSGVCYVGLSSVDALRGFVLAPLFVYLFIGTSFLLAGFVSLFRIRTIMKHDGTKTEKLEKLMVRIGVFSVLYTVPATIVLACYFYEQAFREHWERTWLLQTCKSYAVPCPPGHFPPMSPDFTVFMIKYLMTMIVGITTGFWIWSGKTLQSWRRFYHRLSHSSKGETAV; encoded by the coding sequence ATGCGGGGCTCCGGCGCGGCCGCGTCGCGCTCGCCCCTGGGCCTGTGCACCCTGGTGCTTGCGCTGCTGGGCGCGCTGGCCGCCGGCGCCGGGGCGCAGCCTTACCACGGCGAGAAGGGCATCTCGGTGCCGGACCACGGCTTCTGCCAGCCCATCTCCATCCCGCTGTGCACGGACATTGCCTACAACCAGACCATCCTGCCCAACCTGCTAGGCCACACGAATCAAGAGGACGCGGGCCTCGAGGTACACCAGTTCTACCCGCTGGTGAAGGTGCAGTGTTCTCCCGAACTGCGCTTCTTCCTGTGCTCTATGTACGCACCCGTGTGCACCGTGCTGGATCAGGCCATCCCTCCGTGCCGCTCTCTGTGCGAGCGTGCCCGCCAGGGCTGCGAAGCGCTCATGAACAAGTTCGGCTTCCAGTGGCCCGAGCGGCTGCGCTGTGAGAACTTCCCGGTGCATGGCGCTGGCGAGATCTGCGTGGGCCAGAACACGTCCGACGGCTCCGGGGGCCCGGGCGGCGGCCCCACAGCCTACCCCACCGCGCCCTATATGCCGGACCTGCCCTTCACCGCACTGCCCCCGGGGGCCGCTGACGGCAGAGGCCGCGCTGCCTTCCCTTTCTCGTGTCCCCGCCAGCTCAAGGTGCCCCCCTACCTGGGCTACCGCTTCCTGGGTGAGCGCGACTGCGGCGCCCCGTGCGAGCCAGGCCGTGCCAACGGCCTAATGTACTTTAAGGAGGAGGAGAGGCGCTTTGCCCGTCTCTGGGTGGGCGTGTGGTCGGTGCTGTGCTGCGCCTCGACGCTCTTCACGGTGCTCACCTATTTAGTGGACATGCGGCGCTTCAGCTATCCCGAGCGGCCCATTATCTTTCTGTCGGGCTGCTACTTCATGGTGGCGGTGGCGCACGTGGCCGGTTTCCTGCTGGAGGACCGTGCGGTGTGCGTGGAGCGCTTCTCAGACGATGGCTACCGCACGGTGGCGCAGGGCACCAAGAAGGAGGGTTGCACTATCCTCTTCATGGTGCTGTACTTCTTCGGCATGGCCAGTTCCATCTGGTGGGTCATCCTGTCGCTCACTTGGTTCCTGGCAGCCGGCATGAAGTGGGGCCATGAGGCCATCGAAGCCAACTCTCAGTACTTCCACCTGGCCGCGTGGGCCGTGCCCGCTGTCAAGACCATCACCATCTTGGCCATGGGCCAGGTGGATGGGGACTTGCTCAGTGGGGTGTGCTACGTGGGCCTGTCCAGCGTGGATGCGCTGCGGGGCTTCGTGCTGGCGCCTCTGTTCGTCTACCTCTTCATTGGCACGTCCTTCCTTCTGGCCGGCTTCGTGTCGCTCTTCCGCATCCGCACCATCATGAAGCACGACGGAACCAAGACCGAGAAACTGGAGAAGCTCATGGTTCGCATCGGCGTCTTCAGCGTGCTCTACACGGTGCCGGCGACCATCGTCCTGGCCTGCTACTTCTATGAGCAGGCCTTCCGCGAACACTGGGAGCGCACCTGGCTCCTGCAGACGTGCAAGAGCTACGCGGTGCCCTGCCCGCCTGGCCATTTCCCGCCCATGAGCCCCGACTTCACTGTCTTCATGATCAAGTACCTGATGACCATGATCGTGGGCATTACCACCGGCTTCTGGATCTGGTCCGGCAAAACTCTGCAGTCGTGGCGCCGCTTCTACCACAGACTCAGCCACAGCAGCAAGGGGGAGACTGCGGTATga